A portion of the Rhodopseudomonas sp. BAL398 genome contains these proteins:
- a CDS encoding tripartite tricarboxylate transporter permease, which produces MIATALADLWQGFGVALEPHNIIWCFLGVLIGNVVGVLPGMGPLATISILLPLTYGMPPVGAILMLAGVMYGAQYGGAICSILLNLPCHPPHAVTCLDGFPMTQAGRGGAALGATVFASFVGASWGITEMIFLAPVLVKVALEFGPAEICTLMLLGLLAGSTLARGSPLKGVAMTLIGLMLGIVGTDIQTGAERFTFGFTHLYDGIEIIALALGLFGIGEFMNNVNQIKVGNTQYAKISLKDLRPSREEMRRTIAPMLRGTLVGSLCSLIPGTGPTIASFVAYATEKKVSKTPELFGTGMIEGVVAPEASTHSSVQGDFIPTMSLGIPGDAVMALLLGALMIQGIVPGPQLIKEHPDIFWGLVASFWIGNIMLVILNVPLIGVWVKILLVPYKYLYPSAMFFICIGVYAANNDMFQVGETVVIGFVGYVLLRLDFHPAPVLLGFVLGPRFEENFRHAMLISRGDLAVFVERPIAAIFLGLCVLLVGLQIFTRFRPKPRELRHASGAVAPGGAPASGSVNAAAPASAPWPSQHRVIASSNQETEGKHR; this is translated from the coding sequence ATGATCGCAACAGCTCTCGCCGATTTGTGGCAAGGCTTCGGCGTCGCACTCGAGCCACACAACATCATCTGGTGTTTTCTCGGCGTGCTGATCGGCAATGTGGTGGGCGTTCTGCCCGGCATGGGGCCGCTTGCGACGATCTCGATCCTATTGCCCCTGACCTATGGCATGCCGCCGGTCGGCGCGATTCTGATGCTCGCCGGCGTGATGTACGGCGCCCAATATGGCGGCGCCATCTGCTCGATCCTGTTGAACCTGCCGTGCCATCCGCCGCATGCCGTGACTTGCCTCGATGGCTTTCCGATGACCCAGGCGGGCCGGGGCGGAGCCGCGCTCGGCGCCACCGTATTTGCCTCCTTCGTCGGCGCCTCCTGGGGCATCACCGAGATGATCTTCCTGGCGCCGGTGCTGGTGAAAGTGGCGCTCGAATTCGGGCCGGCCGAAATCTGCACGCTGATGCTGCTCGGGCTGCTGGCCGGCTCGACGCTGGCGCGCGGCTCGCCGCTCAAGGGCGTCGCCATGACGTTGATCGGCCTGATGCTGGGCATCGTCGGCACCGACATTCAGACCGGCGCCGAGCGCTTCACCTTCGGCTTCACTCATCTGTATGACGGCATCGAGATCATCGCGCTCGCGCTCGGCCTGTTCGGGATCGGCGAGTTCATGAACAATGTGAACCAGATCAAAGTCGGCAACACGCAATACGCGAAAATTTCCCTGAAGGACCTGCGGCCGTCGCGCGAGGAAATGCGGCGCACGATCGCGCCGATGCTGCGCGGCACGCTGGTCGGCAGCCTGTGCTCGCTGATACCCGGCACCGGCCCGACCATCGCCTCCTTCGTGGCCTACGCCACCGAGAAGAAGGTGTCGAAGACCCCCGAATTGTTCGGCACCGGCATGATCGAGGGAGTCGTCGCGCCCGAAGCCTCGACCCATTCGTCGGTACAGGGCGATTTCATCCCGACGATGAGCCTCGGCATCCCGGGCGACGCCGTGATGGCGCTGCTGCTCGGGGCGCTGATGATTCAGGGCATCGTTCCGGGACCGCAACTGATCAAGGAACATCCCGATATTTTCTGGGGCCTGGTGGCGAGTTTCTGGATCGGCAACATCATGCTGGTGATCCTGAACGTGCCGCTGATCGGCGTCTGGGTGAAGATCCTGCTGGTGCCGTACAAGTATCTCTATCCCAGCGCGATGTTCTTCATCTGCATCGGCGTCTATGCGGCCAACAACGACATGTTCCAGGTCGGCGAAACGGTGGTGATCGGTTTTGTCGGCTACGTCCTGCTGCGTCTCGACTTTCATCCGGCCCCGGTGCTGCTCGGCTTCGTTCTCGGGCCGCGCTTCGAGGAAAATTTTCGTCATGCGATGCTGATCTCGCGCGGCGACCTTGCGGTCTTCGTGGAGCGGCCGATCGCGGCGATCTTCCTCGGCCTGTGCGTTCTGTTGGTCGGCTTGCAGATCTTCACGCGGTTTCGTCCGAAGCCGCGCGAACTGCGCCATGCCTCCGGCGCCGTCGCGCCGGGTGGGGCGCCGGCCTCCGGCTCTGTGAACGCGGCCGCGCCGGCAAGCGCGCCGTGGCCGTCGCAACACCGCGTCATTGCATCGTCAAACCAAGAAACAGAAGGCAAACATCGATGA
- a CDS encoding tripartite tricarboxylate transporter TctB family protein produces the protein MSDSQQHSAGMIERLVRKRDFYAGALVVCFGGYIALKGAGYGIGTLTRVGSGFLPCVIGVTLVFVGLAIALSALASADGEDENILPANKEWLAWGCILASPVAFILFGKYFGLAPASFACVFVAAMGDREATLKSSLALAAVITTVGVVLFWYLLQVPMPLVTWRG, from the coding sequence TTGAGTGACAGTCAGCAACACAGCGCCGGAATGATCGAACGCCTTGTCCGCAAGCGGGACTTCTACGCCGGCGCCTTGGTCGTCTGCTTCGGTGGCTACATCGCCCTGAAGGGAGCCGGCTACGGAATCGGCACGCTGACGCGGGTGGGATCCGGTTTCCTGCCATGCGTGATTGGCGTCACGCTGGTCTTTGTCGGCCTCGCGATCGCGCTGAGCGCGCTCGCCAGTGCGGATGGGGAGGACGAGAACATCCTTCCGGCAAACAAGGAGTGGCTGGCCTGGGGCTGCATTCTGGCATCTCCGGTCGCCTTCATCCTGTTCGGCAAATATTTCGGTCTGGCTCCTGCGAGTTTCGCCTGCGTGTTCGTGGCGGCGATGGGCGATCGTGAGGCGACGCTCAAATCGTCATTGGCTTTGGCCGCGGTGATCACGACCGTCGGCGTCGTGCTGTTTTGGTATCTGCTTCAGGTCCCGATGCCGCTTGTGACCTGGAGGGGATGA
- a CDS encoding Bug family tripartite tricarboxylate transporter substrate binding protein has protein sequence MKITRRTLLGSMAAAASFGPAYAASSGDGWPDRPVKMISPYGPGGASDISLRILADQFERRLGKKFFVENKPGAGTRIANETVAHADPDGYTFLYAAAPYSTAEALYGKLSYDPHKDLRPVSMVILASIFLIVNAKAPYKTLDEFIAYGKSKPEGLTFASPGAGSRPHLAGELLLKTTGTKGISVQFRGDATAYTELLAGRVDATFSAISAALPHIKAGTLRVLGCASAQRSAVYPEAPTLVEQGQDIVADGWYGFLAPAATPTPIVDKMQAEINHALSDDSVKQKLLAQGLETHYLPGPEFGAFIDDESKKWGKIIEEAGLKQP, from the coding sequence ATGAAGATCACCCGTCGGACCCTGCTGGGCAGCATGGCCGCAGCAGCTTCATTCGGTCCCGCCTACGCGGCCTCGTCTGGCGATGGCTGGCCGGATCGCCCGGTCAAGATGATTTCGCCCTACGGTCCCGGCGGAGCCAGCGACATTTCCTTGCGGATTCTTGCTGATCAGTTCGAGCGGCGCCTGGGCAAGAAATTCTTCGTCGAGAACAAGCCCGGCGCGGGCACCCGGATCGCGAACGAGACGGTCGCCCATGCCGACCCGGACGGCTACACGTTTCTCTACGCCGCCGCGCCCTATTCGACCGCCGAGGCCTTGTATGGCAAGCTCAGCTATGATCCGCACAAGGATCTGCGGCCGGTCTCGATGGTGATTCTCGCCTCGATCTTCCTGATCGTGAATGCCAAGGCGCCCTACAAGACTCTCGACGAATTCATCGCATACGGAAAATCAAAGCCGGAGGGTCTGACCTTCGCGTCTCCCGGCGCCGGATCACGACCGCATCTGGCAGGCGAACTGCTGTTGAAGACAACAGGCACCAAGGGCATCAGCGTTCAGTTTCGCGGCGACGCCACCGCCTATACGGAGCTGCTCGCGGGACGCGTCGATGCGACGTTTTCGGCGATCAGCGCGGCGCTGCCGCATATCAAGGCCGGCACCCTGCGGGTGTTGGGATGCGCGTCGGCTCAGCGCAGCGCCGTTTACCCCGAGGCGCCAACGCTGGTCGAGCAAGGACAGGATATCGTCGCCGACGGCTGGTACGGATTTCTTGCGCCCGCCGCGACGCCGACTCCGATCGTCGACAAGATGCAGGCTGAAATCAATCACGCCCTGTCGGACGACAGCGTGAAGCAGAAATTGCTGGCTCAGGGCCTCGAGACCCACTACCTGCCCGGCCCGGAATTCGGCGCCTTCATCGACGACGAATCCAAGAAGTGGGGCAAGATCATCGAAGAGGCGGGTCTCAAGCAGCCCTGA
- a CDS encoding oxepin-CoA hydrolase, alternative type, with translation MVTNGDGSTVVEAVRHGAVLLLTLNGPSSRNAMGPAVYQQIQTQLISAGSDPTVRAVVLTGADKFFSSGGNVRALQGSAKGTLAEATGNTDKLNAMVKAIIDCPVPLIAAVEGGVAGAAVSAVLACDMIVASRDAKFTVAHVRVGLSPDGGVTHLLRSALPRQMIMQMCLLGEPASAATLATAGLVNMLTDDGGALQAALALAQRLAEGPPLAMANIKQLINAAPEVDLATHLDREARAINLARFGPEAAEGLSAFLEKRRPDFGAARKSGEL, from the coding sequence ATGGTGACGAACGGTGATGGCTCGACCGTTGTCGAGGCGGTGCGGCATGGCGCTGTGCTGCTGCTCACGCTCAATGGCCCGTCGAGCCGCAATGCCATGGGCCCGGCCGTCTATCAGCAAATTCAAACCCAGCTCATCTCGGCCGGCTCGGATCCCACGGTCCGCGCGGTGGTGTTGACCGGAGCCGACAAGTTCTTTTCCTCCGGCGGCAATGTGCGCGCCCTCCAGGGCAGCGCCAAGGGCACGCTGGCCGAGGCGACGGGAAATACCGACAAGCTCAACGCGATGGTGAAGGCCATCATCGACTGTCCCGTTCCGCTGATTGCCGCCGTGGAAGGTGGCGTGGCCGGCGCGGCCGTCTCAGCGGTTCTGGCCTGCGACATGATCGTTGCGTCCCGCGATGCCAAATTCACGGTCGCGCATGTTCGCGTCGGGCTCAGCCCGGATGGCGGCGTGACGCATTTGCTGCGCTCGGCACTGCCGCGGCAGATGATCATGCAGATGTGCCTGCTGGGCGAACCGGCCTCCGCCGCGACGCTGGCGACCGCGGGTCTGGTCAACATGCTGACGGACGACGGCGGCGCCCTGCAGGCGGCGCTCGCGCTGGCCCAGCGCCTCGCCGAGGGACCGCCTTTGGCGATGGCCAATATCAAGCAACTCATCAACGCCGCGCCGGAAGTCGATCTCGCGACCCATCTGGATCGCGAGGCGCGGGCCATCAATCTGGCGCGTTTCGGGCCCGAGGCGGCGGAAGGCCTGTCGGCCTTTCTCGAAAAACGCCGGCCGGATTTCGGCGCGGCCCGAAAATCCGGTGAACTATGA
- a CDS encoding IclR family transcriptional regulator has protein sequence MKSGKSGAPQRSDGDGLCELDASIDPSLSSTLIRGIEVLRCFSSSDLSLSNAEIARRLGLNRSTVSRLCKTLMHLGYLRRDDKEAFRLAPRLLALNYPVLSAMPWRHEVLHPMRELAQMCAGNCSLGVMSGDLFVHIETAGNPPGWPHIPDIGQTGPLHRSALGWALLSMLRGVEFATKIDELKGLHPDEFAAYSSKVDAAIGRCRQQGFCVSYGDWRPSLVAVAAPLGRTADGLCVAIACGVPMYRADPDYFETDLGPRLSSAAEMIRSSGIFVLSRGD, from the coding sequence ATGAAATCTGGAAAAAGCGGCGCTCCGCAGCGGTCGGACGGCGACGGCCTGTGCGAGCTCGACGCCTCGATCGACCCCTCGCTCTCGTCCACGCTGATTCGCGGCATCGAAGTTCTGCGTTGCTTCAGCTCCAGCGACCTGTCGTTGAGCAATGCCGAGATCGCGCGACGCCTGGGGCTCAACCGCTCGACCGTTTCGCGGCTGTGCAAGACGCTGATGCATCTTGGCTATCTGCGCCGCGACGACAAGGAAGCGTTCCGCCTGGCGCCGCGCTTGCTGGCCCTCAACTATCCGGTGCTGTCGGCCATGCCGTGGCGCCATGAGGTGCTGCATCCGATGCGCGAACTGGCGCAGATGTGCGCCGGCAACTGCTCGCTCGGCGTCATGTCGGGAGATCTGTTCGTTCACATCGAGACCGCGGGCAATCCGCCGGGCTGGCCGCATATCCCCGATATCGGTCAGACCGGACCGCTGCACAGATCCGCCCTCGGCTGGGCGCTGCTCTCGATGCTGCGGGGCGTCGAATTCGCCACCAAGATCGATGAGCTCAAAGGGCTTCACCCCGACGAATTCGCGGCCTATTCGTCCAAGGTCGATGCGGCCATCGGGCGCTGCCGCCAGCAAGGCTTCTGCGTTTCCTATGGCGACTGGCGGCCCAGTCTCGTCGCCGTCGCGGCGCCGCTCGGGCGGACGGCGGATGGGCTTTGCGTCGCCATCGCCTGCGGCGTTCCGATGTATCGGGCCGATCCCGACTACTTCGAGACCGACCTCGGACCGCGCCTTTCCAGCGCCGCCGAGATGATCCGATCGTCGGGCATCTTCGTGTTGTCGCGCGGCGATTGA
- a CDS encoding MATE family efflux transporter, producing the protein MSEIAIAELPPADDEPPLPAIAAPSRNVLLDGPILSTLLRLAWPNVVALSAGTCVVIAETSYIGRLGTEALAAMALVFPFVILTMTMSGGAMGGGVSSAIARALGAGDVARAGALASHALLIALCFGLVFTAIMVTFGPSLLELLGGRGNVLARAVGYIQIFFAGAIVPWLMNTLAAILRGTGNMKLPSLMILNSAVLQIVLGGILGLGLGPVPQYGMRGVAAGTLIAFSVGSGVMAWYIFSGRARVTPLLRGLRIQRGMFFDILKVGAVACFSPLQSVLTITIFTHMLAQFGTAVLAGYGIGARLEFMLTTAAFAIGIASVPMIGMAIGAGRARRARNIAWAAGLLSFLLVGAVGTLIAFFPDLWVELFTEDAGVRAASHQYLMAAAPMYAFIGLGISMYFSSQGAAKVLGPVLAQTARLIFVGLGGWFLTSHGASAANYFALAAASMVLLGVLSTLSVMLTRWGPKGGQLPDIRPALS; encoded by the coding sequence ATGTCCGAGATCGCCATTGCCGAATTGCCGCCCGCGGATGACGAGCCGCCGCTGCCGGCGATCGCGGCGCCGTCCAGGAACGTGTTGCTGGACGGGCCGATCCTGTCGACGCTGCTCCGGCTGGCCTGGCCCAATGTGGTGGCGCTCAGCGCCGGGACCTGCGTGGTGATCGCCGAGACCTCCTATATCGGCCGGCTGGGCACCGAAGCGCTGGCGGCGATGGCGCTGGTTTTTCCCTTCGTGATCCTGACCATGACGATGTCGGGCGGCGCGATGGGCGGCGGGGTGTCGTCGGCGATCGCCCGCGCGCTCGGCGCCGGTGATGTCGCGCGCGCCGGCGCGCTGGCGTCGCATGCGCTGCTGATCGCGCTGTGCTTTGGTCTGGTGTTCACCGCGATCATGGTGACGTTCGGGCCGTCGCTGCTGGAACTGCTCGGCGGCCGCGGCAATGTGCTGGCGCGGGCGGTCGGCTACATCCAGATCTTCTTCGCCGGCGCCATCGTGCCGTGGCTGATGAACACGCTGGCGGCGATCCTGCGCGGCACCGGCAATATGAAGCTGCCGTCGCTGATGATTCTGAACTCGGCGGTGCTGCAGATCGTGCTCGGCGGCATTCTCGGCCTCGGCCTCGGCCCGGTTCCGCAATATGGCATGCGCGGCGTCGCCGCCGGAACGCTGATCGCGTTTTCGGTCGGCTCTGGCGTGATGGCCTGGTACATCTTTTCCGGCCGCGCGCGGGTGACGCCGTTGCTGCGCGGGCTGCGGATCCAGCGCGGGATGTTCTTCGACATTCTGAAAGTCGGCGCGGTGGCGTGTTTTTCGCCGCTGCAATCGGTGCTGACCATCACCATTTTCACCCACATGCTGGCGCAATTCGGCACCGCGGTTCTGGCCGGCTATGGCATCGGGGCGCGGCTCGAATTCATGCTGACCACGGCGGCCTTTGCGATCGGCATCGCCTCGGTGCCGATGATCGGCATGGCGATCGGCGCCGGCCGGGCCAGGCGTGCGCGCAACATCGCCTGGGCCGCCGGGCTGCTGTCGTTCCTCTTGGTCGGCGCGGTCGGCACATTGATCGCGTTCTTCCCGGATCTGTGGGTCGAATTGTTCACCGAGGATGCCGGTGTGCGCGCCGCCAGCCATCAATATCTGATGGCGGCGGCGCCGATGTATGCCTTTATCGGGCTCGGGATCTCGATGTATTTCTCCTCGCAGGGCGCCGCCAAGGTGCTGGGCCCAGTGCTGGCGCAGACCGCGCGGTTGATCTTTGTTGGCCTCGGCGGCTGGTTTCTGACGTCGCACGGCGCCAGCGCGGCGAACTACTTCGCGCTGGCCGCGGCCTCGATGGTGCTGCTGGGCGTGCTGTCGACGCTCAGCGTCATGCTGACGCGGTGGGGCCCCAAAGGCGGCCAGCTGCCGGATATTCGCCCGGCGCTGTCATAG